In Primulina eburnea isolate SZY01 chromosome 3, ASM2296580v1, whole genome shotgun sequence, one DNA window encodes the following:
- the LOC140826993 gene encoding uncharacterized protein, which produces MEGSTNTVFRPPVLDRSNYALWKVKMRVFIKSIEERSWQRVLDGWSPPKLEDADGDTRLKPESTWTVDEVQTSNFNSKALNAIFSSVDTRMFNLITNCVCAKDAWEILQKHCEGSASVRKTRLRMVTSKFESLRMEEKESILEYDCRLRQLSNESHGLGDPIPNERLVNKVLRSLPERFNVKVCAIEESKDTSTINLDELMSSLRTFEMNLDLQRKDKGKTIAFEASTESYDEILQISKEVDKSDLSEESISLFTKKFGDYLKTMREKKKIGQKSELPNKTTFAKAQKFTPMKGQFRPKNELQIQSNVRNLDSVQCRECSGYGHYANECAN; this is translated from the coding sequence ATGGAAGGATCAACAAATACTGTTTTTAGGCCTCCCGTGTTGGATAGATCAAACTATGCATTGTGGAAAGTAAAGATGAGGGTTTTTATTAAATCCATTGAAGAAAGATCTTGGCAACGTGTACTTGATGGTTGGAGTCCACCAAAACTTGAGGATGCTGATGGAGACACACGGCTCAAACCTGAAAGTACATGGACTGTCGATGAAGTGCAAACTTCAAACTTTAATTCCAAGGCTCTCAATGCTATATTTTCATCTGTTGACACAAGGATGTTTAATTTAATCACCAATTGTGTATGCGCCAAAGATGCTTGGGAGATACTCCAGAAGCACTGTGAAGGATCCGCAAGTGTGCGTAAAACTAGGCTAAGGATGGTGACATCAAAGTTCGAAAGTTTGAGAATGGAGGAAAAGGAGTCTATTCTTGAGTATGACTGCCGGTTGAGACAACTCTCAAATGAATCACATGGTCTAGGAGATCCCATACCAAATGAAAGATTGGTGAACAAGGTTCTAAGATCTCTTCCTGAGAGATTCAATGTCAAAGTTTGCGCTATTGAAGAATCTAAAGACACTTCAACGATCAACCTGGATGAACTAATGAGTTCTCTCAGAACTTTTGAGATGAATCTTGATTTACAAAGGAAGGATAAAGGGAAGACAATAGCCTTTGAAGCCTCAACCGAATCTTATGATGAAATCCTTCAAATATCTAAAGAGGTGGATAAGTCTGATTTAAGTGAAGAATCGATCTCTCTGTTTACTAAGAAATTTGGTGATTACTTGAAGACTAtgagagaaaagaagaaaattggacaaaaatctgagttgcccaataaaacCACTTTTGCAAAAGCTCAAAAGTTTACTCCTATGAAAGGACAATTTCGACCAAAAAATGAATTGCAAATCCAATCAAATGTCAGAAATCTGGATTCAGTGCAATGTAGAGAGTGTTCGGGATATGGACATTATGCCAATGAGTGTGCCAATTGA